A single genomic interval of Roseomonas aeriglobus harbors:
- a CDS encoding M10 family metallopeptidase C-terminal domain-containing protein, which translates to MDMVNTAPLIVDGNLSDWSANDRIDRDLPAGYAIYARAAGDSFVFALKSPTAIGANTTAWFNTDRNTATGYQIFGFAGGAEYNVNIDANGVVSLFKGDAGQTLVLGNLTAAWSADRTTLEFAVPKAAIGNPAAIDTLFDVNNSVFLPGSYSAGGFTVFNETGITPAADHRIAIVWSDATAKAYFSPTAYSQLFMAAQSQAMQAGVPFDIIREGDLTNLATLAKYDTIVFPSFRNVDASQVDAITATLQQAVKQFGIGLVAGGEFMTNAADGSALPGDSYARMKLFFDVTRVTGGTGDVTVRASDTSLVLDGYDKGQLIHQYTGVGWNAITSVSGTGTTIATETVGGQTYAAAIASQTGGRNVLFSTEAVMADENLLQKAIDYSVNGSGLSVGLQMTRNAGLVAARVDMDQSQEKAEVNPDGTAPGIYDKLLPILTAWKAQYNFVGSYYVNIGNDPANGQTTDWAGSLPYYKQLLAMGNELGLHSYTHPENTNLLTPDQIRFEFGDERKLLEAQLKAYLGTAVSVGGAAVPGAPETIATSQEIFKYVDYLSGGYSGVGAGYPNAFGFMTPENATAGKVYIAPNTFFDFSLMEFQKKTVAEAEAFWAKEFATLTAEADAPVIVWPWHDYGPTMWSTGGTSPYVTSMFTNWIARAAAAGMEFVTLADLAERISAFQKSSITSTVVGNTITATVSAGAATGNFALDVDGQGTSVIQKVANWYAYSADKVFLPQSGGTFTITMGAVADDVTRITALPMRADLISLSGDGRNLSFSVSGEGRVVIDLQAPGTNWVKVTGASVVSLTGEILTLDIGAIGSHVVSVGYEANVAPVITSFSSGATGTVAISENLTAVTTITATDANSALGDNVRFSIGAGGDGAAFAIDAQTGALRFLTAPDFETPTDSNRNNSYIVTVVATDARGLIDTQTLTVNVIDVAGITRTGSLLSDTLTGTNEGDTLDGSWGNDVLNGLAGNDILIGGLGNDTINGGDGNDIIDGGSGRDILTGGAGADVFRFTSTSDSSTLSSQRDIITDFQRGIDKIDLSAIDANTSIFSPGDQAFTLRAGAGAAFSGAGQLRFAFETIGGVEYTVIYGNVNAGSSADFSIALVGRHELTVTDFIL; encoded by the coding sequence ATGGACATGGTTAACACGGCGCCGCTGATTGTCGATGGAAATCTGAGCGATTGGTCGGCGAACGACCGCATCGATCGCGACCTGCCCGCCGGCTATGCCATCTACGCCCGCGCCGCCGGCGACAGCTTCGTCTTCGCGCTGAAGTCCCCGACCGCGATCGGCGCGAACACGACGGCATGGTTCAACACCGACCGCAATACCGCGACGGGTTATCAGATCTTCGGCTTTGCCGGTGGCGCGGAATATAACGTCAATATCGACGCGAACGGCGTCGTGTCGCTGTTCAAGGGCGACGCGGGACAGACGCTGGTACTGGGCAACCTGACCGCGGCCTGGTCGGCGGATCGCACGACGCTGGAATTCGCGGTGCCCAAGGCGGCGATCGGCAACCCGGCGGCGATCGACACGCTGTTCGACGTCAACAACAGCGTGTTCCTTCCCGGTAGCTATTCCGCGGGCGGGTTCACCGTCTTCAACGAAACCGGCATCACGCCTGCCGCCGATCACCGCATCGCGATCGTCTGGTCGGACGCGACGGCCAAGGCCTATTTCAGCCCCACCGCCTATTCGCAGCTGTTCATGGCCGCCCAGAGCCAGGCGATGCAGGCGGGCGTGCCGTTCGACATCATCCGCGAAGGCGACCTGACCAATCTGGCGACGCTGGCCAAATACGACACCATCGTCTTCCCGTCGTTCCGCAACGTCGATGCCTCTCAGGTCGACGCGATCACCGCGACGCTGCAACAGGCGGTCAAACAGTTCGGGATCGGCCTGGTCGCCGGCGGCGAGTTCATGACGAACGCGGCGGACGGATCGGCGCTGCCGGGCGACAGCTATGCGCGCATGAAGCTGTTCTTCGACGTCACCCGCGTGACCGGCGGCACCGGCGACGTGACCGTCAGGGCAAGCGACACCAGCCTGGTCCTCGACGGCTATGATAAGGGCCAGTTGATCCATCAGTACACCGGCGTGGGCTGGAACGCGATCACCAGCGTCAGCGGCACCGGCACGACGATCGCGACCGAAACCGTCGGCGGCCAGACCTATGCCGCCGCCATCGCGAGCCAGACCGGCGGTCGCAACGTGCTGTTTTCGACCGAAGCCGTGATGGCGGACGAAAATCTGTTGCAGAAGGCGATCGACTATTCGGTCAACGGCAGCGGCCTGTCGGTCGGGCTGCAGATGACCCGTAACGCCGGGCTGGTCGCGGCGCGCGTCGACATGGACCAGAGCCAGGAGAAGGCCGAGGTCAACCCCGACGGCACGGCGCCGGGCATCTACGACAAGCTGTTGCCGATCCTGACCGCGTGGAAGGCGCAGTATAATTTCGTCGGCAGCTATTACGTCAACATCGGCAACGATCCGGCAAATGGCCAGACGACCGACTGGGCGGGCTCGCTGCCGTATTACAAGCAGCTGCTGGCGATGGGCAACGAGCTGGGGCTGCACAGCTATACCCATCCCGAAAACACCAACCTGCTGACGCCCGACCAGATCCGTTTCGAATTCGGCGACGAGCGCAAGCTGCTCGAAGCGCAGCTGAAGGCCTATCTGGGCACGGCGGTCAGCGTCGGCGGCGCCGCCGTTCCGGGGGCGCCGGAGACGATCGCGACCAGCCAGGAAATCTTCAAATACGTCGACTATCTGTCGGGCGGCTACTCGGGCGTCGGCGCAGGCTATCCCAACGCCTTCGGTTTCATGACGCCGGAGAATGCAACGGCGGGCAAGGTCTATATCGCGCCCAACACCTTCTTCGACTTCTCGCTGATGGAATTCCAGAAGAAGACCGTCGCCGAGGCCGAGGCGTTCTGGGCGAAGGAATTCGCAACGCTGACAGCGGAAGCCGACGCGCCCGTCATCGTGTGGCCGTGGCACGATTATGGTCCGACGATGTGGAGCACGGGTGGCACGTCCCCCTATGTCACGTCGATGTTCACCAACTGGATCGCCCGCGCGGCGGCGGCCGGTATGGAATTCGTGACGCTGGCCGATCTGGCCGAACGCATTTCCGCCTTCCAGAAGTCGTCGATCACCAGCACCGTCGTGGGCAACACCATCACCGCGACGGTGTCGGCGGGCGCGGCGACCGGCAATTTCGCGCTCGACGTCGACGGCCAGGGCACCAGCGTGATCCAGAAGGTCGCGAACTGGTACGCCTATAGCGCGGACAAGGTCTTCCTGCCGCAATCGGGCGGCACCTTCACCATCACGATGGGCGCCGTAGCCGACGATGTGACGCGCATCACCGCGCTGCCGATGCGGGCGGACCTGATCTCGCTGTCGGGCGACGGCCGCAACCTCAGCTTCTCGGTTTCCGGCGAGGGCCGCGTGGTGATCGACCTGCAGGCGCCCGGTACCAACTGGGTCAAGGTCACCGGCGCAAGTGTCGTCAGCCTGACGGGCGAGATCCTGACGCTCGACATCGGCGCGATCGGCAGCCACGTGGTGTCGGTCGGCTATGAAGCGAACGTCGCCCCGGTCATCACCTCTTTCTCCAGCGGTGCGACCGGGACGGTCGCGATCAGCGAAAACCTGACCGCGGTCACGACGATCACCGCGACCGATGCGAATTCCGCGCTGGGCGACAATGTCCGTTTCTCGATCGGCGCCGGTGGCGACGGCGCGGCCTTTGCGATCGACGCGCAGACCGGCGCTCTCCGGTTCCTGACGGCACCCGATTTCGAAACGCCGACCGACAGCAACCGCAACAATTCCTACATCGTCACGGTCGTCGCGACCGACGCGCGTGGTCTCATCGACACCCAGACTCTGACCGTGAACGTCATCGACGTCGCCGGCATCACCCGCACGGGCAGCCTCCTGAGCGATACGCTGACCGGGACGAATGAGGGTGACACGCTGGACGGCAGCTGGGGCAACGACGTGCTCAACGGCCTGGCCGGCAACGACATACTGATCGGCGGCCTGGGCAACGACACGATCAACGGTGGCGACGGCAACGACATCATCGATGGCGGCAGCGGCCGTGATATCCTGACCGGTGGCGCCGGTGCCGACGTGTTCCGCTTCACGAGCACGTCCGATAGCTCGACGCTGTCGTCGCAGCGCGACATCATCACCGATTTCCAGCGAGGGATCGACAAGATCGACCTGTCGGCGATCGATGCCAACACATCGATCTTCTCCCCGGGCGACCAGGCGTTCACGCTGCGCGCGGGCGCCGGTGCAGCCTTTTCGGGTGCCGGCCAGCTGCGCTTTGCCTTCGAAACGAT